TTAGCTGATTTACTTCGCCAACAGACATTCCGCTTGCGCTGGTAATATAGAAGTATGGGGTGCTAGCGAATTTTTGACTTAACTCGTCTATAATTACTGCTTTCTCTTCCCGTGTCATATTATAATCCTGGAATCGTGTTTTTATCAATAACAACACCCGGGCTCATCGTACTAGACAAGTGAATGCTCTTTACGTAAGTACCTTTTGCCGAAGAAGGCTTTAGGCGCACCAAAGTGTTAATAACTTCCTGTGCATTCTGTGCAAGCTGATCAGTTCCAAAAGAAACTTTTCCAACGCTGGTATGTATAATTCCGGTTTTATCAACCTTAAAATCAATCTTACCTGCTTTTACTTCTTTCACAGCTTTCGCTACATCGGGAGTTACAGTTCCTGATTTAGGGTTCGGCATCAATCCGCGAGGACCTAATACTTTACCTAACCGTCCCACTTTTGCCATCACACTCGGCATTGTGATAATTACGTCAATGTCAGTCCAGCCTTGTTCTATCTTAGTGATATACTCATCAAGACCAACGTAATCTGCTCCTGCCTCTTTCGCTTCTGCCTCCTTATCGGGAGTACAGAGAACCAAAACGCGTACTTCTTTTCCGGTTCCGTGTGGCAATGTTACCACGCCACGTACCATTTGATCTGCTTTACGAGGATCAACGCCTAAACGAACGTCGATGTCAACTGAAGAATCAAATTTGGTATAGGAAATCGTTTTAAGAACGTCCGCTGCCTGCTCCAAAGAGTAAGCCTGATTTGGGTCGTATTTCGAAAGAGCCTCTTTTTGCTTTTTGGTCAGTTTTCCCATGTTCTTTGTTTCGTTAGCGTATTAAACCTACGCTTAGTTGTTTTCTTCCCACGGGGCTTTGCCTGCCACAGTGATACCCATACTACGAGCCGTTCCCGCGATCATTTTCATGGCAGAATCAATTGTGAAGCAATTTAAATCCGGCATTTTCGTCTCAGCGATCGTACGAACCTGATCCCATGATACCGAACCTACTTTCAAACGGTTAGGCTGAGCCGAACCTGTCTTCACTTTTGATGCTTCCAGAAGCAAAATAGCGGCCGGGGGAGTCTTGATGACAAAGTCAAAAGACTTATCCTTATAGTATGTAATAACTACCGGCAATACCACACCCATTTTATCCTGGGTACGGCCATTGAATTGCTTGCAAAACTCCATGATATTCAAACCCTTCGATCCTAATGCAGGACCAATCGGAGGTGAAGGATTGGCTTGGCCGCCTTTCACCTGTAGTTTGACGTATCCACCTATTTCTTTTGCCATTGTTTTGGAATTTGTTGGGTCATTGATTGATCACGGTTCAAATGCAAGTGGAAGCTTACCTGCCCGCCTTCTCTCAACTATCCTTTTCTACTTGTGCGTAACTGAGTTCCACGGGTGTATTACGCCCGAATATTTTTACAACTACATTGAGTTTTTTCTTCTCATCAAATACCTCTTCCACCAAACCGATAAATCCGCTGAAAGGCCCGTCTACCACTTTCACGGTTTCTCCTTTTATAAAGGACATGCTTGGGGCCTCTTCGTGCTGTTCTGCTTCATCAACCTTACCTAAAATTCTATTGATTTCAGATTGCCTTAATGGAACAGGTACTTTTGAATTTCCTTCGGCGTTACCAAGAAAACCGATAACTCCCGGAATGCTTGTGATAATATGGAGTACTTCTCCTTTTGAAAGGTCGGCGGAGATAATAATATAGCCCGGGAAAAAATTCTTCTCCCTGACCCTTTTCTTTCCGTTACGCATTTCGTAAATCTTCTCAGAAGGAATCAGGATCTGCGGAACGAATTCATTTAATTTTTGCCGTGTTATCTCATTTTCAATGTAAGACTTGATTTTTTTCTCTTGTCCCGACACTGCCCGCAACACAAACCAATTTAGACTACTCATACCATTTAGGGGTTAAAATAGCCTTAGAAAGACTGGTAAAACAGTTTAAGCGCATTCTCAAAAACGAAATCCATCACACCAACAACAAAGGCAAAAATGAGCGAACCCACGAGCACCAAAGTTGTGTTAGCCTGCAATTCATTGAATGGAGGCCAGGTAACATGCTGGGTGATTTCTTCCCAGGAAGCTTTAAAAAAAGAGGTAAACTTTTCCATTGTTCCTTTTTAAATATGCACGGGTGGAGAGATTCGAACTCCCATCAACGGTTTTGGAGACCGCTATTCTACCCTTGAACTACACCCGTATTTCCCGCAATCCGTTCTTTCGGGCTGCAAAGATACAATTTATTTACAAAAAACAAGTGCATTCCTTGAAGAAATGCACTTGCTATTGTTACTTAACTATTTAGTCAAGAATTTCAGTTACCTGACCTGCACCTACGGTACGTCCACCTTCACGAATCGCGAAACGAAGACCTTTCTCCATAGCGATCTTGTTGATCAATTTCACTTCGATAGTGATGTTGTCACCTGGCATAACCATTTCAACACCAGCTGGAAGTGTAATCTCGCCAGTTACGTCTGTGGTACGGAAGTAGAACTGAGGACGGTATTTGTTGAAGAATGGAGTGTGACGACCACCTTCTTCTTTCGAAAGAACGTAAACTTCGCCTTTAAATGCAGCGTGAGGTTTTACTGAACCTGGCTTGCAAATTACCATTCCACGACGGATATCTTCTTTGTTAATACCACGAAGAAGAAGACCAACGTTGTCACCAGCTTCTCCACGGTCAAGAATCTTACGGAACATCTCAACACCAGTTACGGTAGATTTAAGACCTTCTGCACCCATACCCAAGATATCTACTGGATCACCAGAGTTGATCACACCACGCTCGATACGACCAGTTGCAACAGTACCACGACCAGTGATCGAGAATACATCTTCAACAGGCATCAAGAATGGAAGATCTGTCATACGTGGAGGAATTGGAATGTAGCTATCAACTGCATCCATCAGATCTTCAATGGTCTTAACCCATTTTGGTTCGCCATTCAAGCCACCCAAAGCAGAACCCTGGATTACCGGAATGTTGTCACCATCATATTCGTAGAAGCTTAATAGCTCACGAATTTCCATTTCAACAAGCTCAAGAAGCTCAGGATCATCAACCATATCCACTTTATTCATGAATACTACAAGTTGAGGAACACCTACCTGACGAGCAAGAAGGATGTGCTCACGAGTTTGTGGCATCGGTCCATCAGTAGCAGCAACTACGATGATCGCGCCATCCATCTGTGCAGCACCAGTTACCATGTTCTTCACATAGTCAGCGTGACCTGGACAGTCAACGTGCGCATAGTGACGATTGGCTGTTTGGTATTCTACGTGCGAAGTATTGATGGTGATACCACGCTCTTTCTCTTCAGGAGCATTGTCGATTGATGAGAAATCGCGTTTTTGTGCGAAACCTTTGTCAGCAAGAACAGTTGTAATTGCTGCCGTAAGGGTGGTTTTACCGTGGTCAACGTGCCCGATAGTACCGATATTTACGTGGGGTTTCGAGCGGTCAAACGTCTCTTTTGCCATGACTTAAGTACGCTTAAATTAAAAGTTATTACGAATTTATTTAACACTAAATATTGATCCTGTTTAGCTTACAAATTCCAAGCACTTCAAAACCAATTAACCAAATACAGAACCAAAAATCTTCCTGAGTTTTTGAGGGGATTTGAACCGCGCGGCGGACCGTCCCTGACCTCTTCCTTA
This Dyadobacter sp. UC 10 DNA region includes the following protein-coding sequences:
- the rplA gene encoding 50S ribosomal protein L1, whose product is MGKLTKKQKEALSKYDPNQAYSLEQAADVLKTISYTKFDSSVDIDVRLGVDPRKADQMVRGVVTLPHGTGKEVRVLVLCTPDKEAEAKEAGADYVGLDEYITKIEQGWTDIDVIITMPSVMAKVGRLGKVLGPRGLMPNPKSGTVTPDVAKAVKEVKAGKIDFKVDKTGIIHTSVGKVSFGTDQLAQNAQEVINTLVRLKPSSAKGTYVKSIHLSSTMSPGVVIDKNTIPGL
- the rplK gene encoding 50S ribosomal protein L11, with the translated sequence MAKEIGGYVKLQVKGGQANPSPPIGPALGSKGLNIMEFCKQFNGRTQDKMGVVLPVVITYYKDKSFDFVIKTPPAAILLLEASKVKTGSAQPNRLKVGSVSWDQVRTIAETKMPDLNCFTIDSAMKMIAGTARSMGITVAGKAPWEENN
- the nusG gene encoding transcription termination/antitermination protein NusG, translating into MSSLNWFVLRAVSGQEKKIKSYIENEITRQKLNEFVPQILIPSEKIYEMRNGKKRVREKNFFPGYIIISADLSKGEVLHIITSIPGVIGFLGNAEGNSKVPVPLRQSEINRILGKVDEAEQHEEAPSMSFIKGETVKVVDGPFSGFIGLVEEVFDEKKKLNVVVKIFGRNTPVELSYAQVEKDS
- the secE gene encoding preprotein translocase subunit SecE → MEKFTSFFKASWEEITQHVTWPPFNELQANTTLVLVGSLIFAFVVGVMDFVFENALKLFYQSF
- the tuf gene encoding elongation factor Tu codes for the protein MAKETFDRSKPHVNIGTIGHVDHGKTTLTAAITTVLADKGFAQKRDFSSIDNAPEEKERGITINTSHVEYQTANRHYAHVDCPGHADYVKNMVTGAAQMDGAIIVVAATDGPMPQTREHILLARQVGVPQLVVFMNKVDMVDDPELLELVEMEIRELLSFYEYDGDNIPVIQGSALGGLNGEPKWVKTIEDLMDAVDSYIPIPPRMTDLPFLMPVEDVFSITGRGTVATGRIERGVINSGDPVDILGMGAEGLKSTVTGVEMFRKILDRGEAGDNVGLLLRGINKEDIRRGMVICKPGSVKPHAAFKGEVYVLSKEEGGRHTPFFNKYRPQFYFRTTDVTGEITLPAGVEMVMPGDNITIEVKLINKIAMEKGLRFAIREGGRTVGAGQVTEILD